In Pyrus communis chromosome 8, drPyrComm1.1, whole genome shotgun sequence, one genomic interval encodes:
- the LOC137742391 gene encoding glucomannan 4-beta-mannosyltransferase 2-like, translating to MAETTTQVLIPETFQGTTNDIAGQLGLIWELIKAPLIVPLLTVGVYVSLAMSLMLFFERVYMGVVIVLVKLFWKKPEERYKYEPIQDDLEVGSSNFPVVLIQIPMFNEREVYKVSIGAACGLSWPSDRLVIQVLDDSTDPTIKQMVELECQRWAGKGINIRYQIRETRGGYKAGALKEGLKRSYVKHCEYVAIFDADFRPEPDYLRRAIPFLVHNPDIALVQARWRFVNSDECLLTRMQEMSLDYHFTVEQEVGSATHAFFGFNGTAGVWRIAAINEAGGWKDRTTVEDMDLAVRASLRGWKFLYLGDLQVKSELPSTFNAFRFQQHRWSCGPANLFRKMAMEIIRTKKVTLWKKFYTIYSFFFVRKIIAHMVTFFFYCVVLPLTILVPEVYVPIWGAVYIPSIITILNSVGTPRSIHLLFYWILFENVMSLHRTKATLIGLLETARSNEWVVTEKLGDIVKNKAAEAAKNKTADANKTKPASKLFKKPRFKFGNRLHLLELGFGVFLFICGCYDFVHGKNNYFIYLFLQTITFLICGFGYVGTIIPSS from the exons ATGGCTGAGACCACAACCCAAGTTCTGATACCAGAAACGTTTCAAGGGACGACAAATGACATTGCAGGGCAACTTGGGCTGATTTGGGAGCTAATCAAAGCGCCATTGATAGTTCCTCTGCTGACAGTTGGGGTCTATGTCTCATTGGCCATGTCTCTCATGctcttctttgagagggtttataTGGGAGTGGTCATCGTTCTGGTCAAGCTCTTCTGGAAGAAACCAGAAGAACGCTACAAATACGAGCCCATTCAGGATGACCTTGAAGTAGGAAGCTCCAATTTCCCTGTTGTTCTCATCCAAATCCCTATGTTCAATGAAAGAGAG GTCTACAAGGTCTCCATCGGAGCTGCATGTGGACTTTCATGGCCGTCCGACCGTCTCGTGATCCAAGTCCTTGATGATTCAACCGACCCTACAATCAAG CAAATGGTGGAGCTGGAATGCCAGAGGTGGGCAGGCAAGGGCATAAACATAAGGTACCAAATCAGAGAAACCAGGGGAGGCTACAAGGCAGGTGCCCTTAAGGAAGGACTCAAACGCAGCTACGTCAAACACTGCGAGTACGTTGCCATCTTCGACGCCGACTTCCGCCCCGAGCCCGACTACCTCCGCCGAGCCATCCCCTTCTTGGTCCACAACCCTGACATTGCCCTTGTTCAAGCTCGATGGAGATTCG TGAATTCGGACGAGTGCTTGTTGACAAGAATGCAGGAGATGTCGTTGGATTACCATTTCACGGTTGAGCAAGAAGTTGGGTCAGCAACACATGCTTTCTTTGGCTTCAATG GGACTGCTGGTGTATGGAGAATTGCTGCTATCAATGAGGCAGGCGGGTGGAAAGACCGAACGACAGTGGAGGATATGGATCTTGCTGTCCGTGCTAGTCTCAGAGGCTGGAAATTCTTGTATCTCGGTGACCTACAG GTGAAAAGTGAACTTCCTAGTACTTTCAACGCCTTCCGTTTCCAGCAGCACCGATGGTCTTGTGGTCCTGCTAATCTGTTTAGGAAAATGGCGATGGAAATTATCAGAACTAAG AAAGTTACACTGTGGAAGAAATTTTACACCATATACAGTTTCTTCTTTGTCCGGAAGATCATTGCTCACATGGTGACCTTCTTCTTTTACTGTGTTGTACTTCCTCTGACCATTTTGGTTCCTGAAGTTTATGTTCCAATCTGGGGGGCAGTATATATTCCTTCCATCATCACCATTCTGAACTCCGTTGGAACTCCAAG GTCAATTCACCTTCTGTTTTACTGGATTCTTTTTGAGAATGTGATGTCTTTGCACCGGACCAAGGCTACATTGATTGGCCTACTAGAGACTGCAAGATCTAACGAGTGGGTTGTCACTGAAAAGCTTGGAGATATTGTCAAAAACAAAGCAGCAGAGGCTGCCAAGAACAAAACAGCAGATGCTAACAAGACTAAACCTGCCAGCAAACTCTTCAAAAAGCCACGATTCAAATTCGGAAACAG GCTTCACCTATTGGAGCTGGGATTCGGGGTGTTTCTGTTCATCTGTGGATGCTATGACTTTGTGCACGGGAAGAACAACTACTTCATATACCTCTTCCTCCAAACCATTACGTTCCTGATCTGCGGATTTGGCTACGTTGGAACCATCATCCCCAGCTCATAG